The Thermodesulfovibrio thiophilus DSM 17215 nucleotide sequence ACGATATGGAATAATAGCTGCTGTTGTTGCAGCCTTTGGAAGAGTGATGGCAGAGGTTGGATCAATACTCATTGTGGGTGGGAATATTGCAGGATATACAAGAGTTATGACTACCACAATTGCCCTTGAAACAGACAAGGGCAACTTTGAGCTTGCAATGGCACTTGGAATAATACTGCTTTTAATCTCCTTTGCAATAAATTTTGTTTTATTTTCATTTCAGAAAAAGGGAGTTATCAAACATCAATGGCTTTAAATTTAGTTATTTCAAAAATCAAGAAATTTTACAATGGTAAAGAAGTCCTGAAGGATTGTTCATTTTCCTTTGATAAAAGCGGAATATATGTTTTGATGGGACCCAATGGATCAGGGAAATCCACACTTTTACGAATCTGTGCGCTTTTAGAACAGCCTGATACTGGTGAGGTTAATTATTTTGAAGATAACAAAGCGTTACAGAATGATTTAAATCTGATGAGAAGAATTACACTTGTTCTGCCAAATATCGGAGCTTTCAATACAACAGTATTCAAGAATATTGCCTATGGACTGAAAATAAGAGGAATGAAACGAGAAGAAATAAAAGAACGAGTTGAAAAGGCACTGGATTTTGTCGGCTTACTTCATAAAAAAAATCAGAATGCTCTTACTCTTTCAAGTGGAGAAATAAAAAGAATGGGAATTGCACGAGCTATTGTTTTAGAACCAGAGATTTTGTTTCTTGATGAACCAACAGCCTCTGTTGATACTGAAAATACAAAAATTATAGAGGATATAATAATTCAATTAAAAAAGAATCGTAACTCAATCGTAATCATGTCAACACATGACACATCTTCAGCAAAAAGAGCTGGAGATTTTGTATTATTTCTCAATGATGGTAAACTTGTTTCGTAACTGGAGCCCTGTCCTTCGCATAGAAGCTCTTTAAAGAAGCCTGCCAGCTATATTAAAGCTTTAATAGTAAAATTTTTATATTATATGTATAATCTAACCAGAATGCCTAAAAATATAATAAGTATTAAGTGGTTTTTTGTAATAACAATGATAGTCCTCGTTGCAACCATTTCCATAAGTAACTATCTTTTTTCTTATTATCTATATCAGGTTTATCTCAATAAACATTTTTACACCGCCTCTTGTCTTTTAAAAAAAGAAATTGAAAACTTCACCAGACCCGTTGAAACCTTTTTATACAATATTCAGAGTCTTGTCTGCCGTGATGTTTTAAATTTTAAAGACGTTGAAAAAACTAACAGATTATTGATGGACTTTATGAAAAAGTACCCCCATGTAACATCAATAAACTATGGAGATGATAAGGGAAATGGGTATTTGATTTTAAATGATAAAGGTAGATGGTTAAATAGACTCAAAAAGGCAGAGGATAGTGGATATGTAACATGGCATACTCTGAATGATAATGGAAAAATAACGAAACAAAGTAAAATTAAAGATAACTTTGACCCCAGAAATACAATCTGGTATAACGAGACAATACTAAATCAAGAGATTCAATGGAGTAAAGAATATATTTTAAGAACAACCAAAGACCCCGGAGTAACTGCATCTTTGATGCTATTATGTGGACCCTCTAAAAAAGTTATCGGCACAGACATAATGATAAAAGATTTATCAGAATTTTTAACTCACATAAAGCAACATATCCACCCACATGCAAAGCTCTATCTTATTTCTCATGAAAATAATGAATATTATGATGACAATGTCATAGCTTTTACAGATGAAGTAAAACCAGAGCCTGGAAAAATTTATACTGTAAATAAAAAAGATTTCCCATTGCTTTACAGTATACTGAACTCAGACAATTTTGATAAATCTTTTACCAGAGTACATTTTAAGAAAAATAAGTGGTTCGTTAATATTGAAAGGTGGAAGACTGCCAATAAAGAACTTTCCCTTGTGATTTTAACACCGAACAGAGTTATAACAGAACATCTTAATTTTTATCTATTTTATCAATCTCTTTTCACTTTATTGTTGATATCATGTGCATTTTTATATATTGCCAAAAGATATATAACCCCTTTGCTGGACATCTCAAAAGAAGTGAAATTTATGGGGATTAGAGAATTGGCTTTAAATAAATATGCTGAAAGAAATGATGAGATAGGACATTTAAGCAAAGCCATATCTGAAGCATCTGTAAGTATTATAAAAAATAAAGAGATAGAAAAGAAAATGAAGGAAGCTGAATATTTTGAGTCTGTAAGGCGTTGTCTTGGTGAAGCAGTGCATAGATTTAAAGATTTAATTAATATAATTCAGGGATTTGCGATTCTTGCTCAAGCAAAAGTTACAGATGATTTTGTTAAGAACGCTTTACAACAAATAATAAATGTATCCAAAAGAACGACATATCTTATAAAAGAACTGCTAACAGTTACTGGAGAGAGGAAATATGATATGCAGATTTTTAATTTAAATGCTGTTATTGGTTCAATGAAGACAAAATTGCAGGTATACGTTGGTAATACGATAACGATAGTTTATGACCTTTCAGAACAACCACTTCAGATCAAGTTTGATATTGAGGCATTTGAAGAATTTATTATGAATTTAATATCAAATGCAAAAGATGCTATGAAGGATGGCGGAACAATAACAATTAAAACAGGAACTGCTCTACTGTTAGATAAAAAATTTGTATTGCTTTCTATATCAGATACAGGTACGGGTATGGATGAAGAGACAATGAAAAGAATATTTGAGCCATTTTTTACAACAAAAGGATCACAGGGTACAGGGCTTGGTCTGTCAATTGTTTATAGAATTATCAAAGACCATGAAGGATTTATAGAAGTTCAAAGTGCGTTGAACAAAGGGACTACATTCAAAATTTATATTCCTGTTCAACTATAATAATTTTAAAGCTATATCCACAGCATCTTCTGCTGAAGTTGCTTTTATAATGCCTGGAATATGCCATGTGTTTAAGCCTATAACTTTTTTCCCTGTTTTTAATGCCAGAGCTATCTCACTTAGAGTGCCGTATTGTCCTCCAATTGCAATTAAAATATCAGAGGCTCTTACGATTAAAGCATTCCTTATCTCTCCAAGCCCTGTAGGAATAGGTATTTTAACATAAGGATTTGCATCTGCTTTACTGTCTGTTGGTAATAGACCTACAGTTATCCCTCCTTCAGCACACACACCACGAGATGCTGCCTCCATCACTCCGCCTAAACCTCCAGTAATTACGATAAATCCATTTCGTGCGAGAAGCCTGCCAACTTTCTCTGCTAATTCTAAAAGTTGCGTGTTAGCGTTACCAGCCCCTATGACGCCGGCTGTTTTCATTTTAATTCAACAATTGTAACAGCATCTCCTCCTTCCTGGGGAGAGCCTTTTGAAAAAGTTTTAACTAATGGATGGTCTTTCAAAAACTCTCTTGCAGAATCTCTCAGGATACCTTTACCGATGCCGTGAATAATAACTCCTGTTGAAAATTCGCTCAGAGAGAGTTCATTTAAAAATCTTTCAATTAAAGGAATTGCCTCATCAACTCTTAAACCGCGAATATCCAGTTTTTTTTGTGTCGCTTCTCCATTGCGTTCTGGGTGGGTTATTATATTAATTTTTCTTTCCTTATTTTGCCAGAATTGCATTTTTTCAAGGTCATTAATCTTTGCTTCTATCTGCACGGTGTCTGTTTGAATTCTGGCTCTTTCATTGTCAATATCTAAAACTTTCCCTGATAAGTTAAGGCTTCTTATTTTCACAACATCACCGAGTTGGATTTGTTCAACGGTTTTAACTTCTTCAGGCCTAAATCTTCTTGAAATCTCTGAAATTTTGTGGGATATTTCTTTAAGTCTTTTTCTGTCTGCTTTTTTAGCTTCTTCATAAAGCAAGTTAATCTCTGC carries:
- a CDS encoding TIGR00725 family protein; this encodes MKTAGVIGAGNANTQLLELAEKVGRLLARNGFIVITGGLGGVMEAASRGVCAEGGITVGLLPTDSKADANPYVKIPIPTGLGEIRNALIVRASDILIAIGGQYGTLSEIALALKTGKKVIGLNTWHIPGIIKATSAEDAVDIALKLL
- a CDS encoding ATP-binding cassette domain-containing protein, translated to MALNLVISKIKKFYNGKEVLKDCSFSFDKSGIYVLMGPNGSGKSTLLRICALLEQPDTGEVNYFEDNKALQNDLNLMRRITLVLPNIGAFNTTVFKNIAYGLKIRGMKREEIKERVEKALDFVGLLHKKNQNALTLSSGEIKRMGIARAIVLEPEILFLDEPTASVDTENTKIIEDIIIQLKKNRNSIVIMSTHDTSSAKRAGDFVLFLNDGKLVS
- a CDS encoding two-component system sensor histidine kinase NtrB, whose protein sequence is MPKNIISIKWFFVITMIVLVATISISNYLFSYYLYQVYLNKHFYTASCLLKKEIENFTRPVETFLYNIQSLVCRDVLNFKDVEKTNRLLMDFMKKYPHVTSINYGDDKGNGYLILNDKGRWLNRLKKAEDSGYVTWHTLNDNGKITKQSKIKDNFDPRNTIWYNETILNQEIQWSKEYILRTTKDPGVTASLMLLCGPSKKVIGTDIMIKDLSEFLTHIKQHIHPHAKLYLISHENNEYYDDNVIAFTDEVKPEPGKIYTVNKKDFPLLYSILNSDNFDKSFTRVHFKKNKWFVNIERWKTANKELSLVILTPNRVITEHLNFYLFYQSLFTLLLISCAFLYIAKRYITPLLDISKEVKFMGIRELALNKYAERNDEIGHLSKAISEASVSIIKNKEIEKKMKEAEYFESVRRCLGEAVHRFKDLINIIQGFAILAQAKVTDDFVKNALQQIINVSKRTTYLIKELLTVTGERKYDMQIFNLNAVIGSMKTKLQVYVGNTITIVYDLSEQPLQIKFDIEAFEEFIMNLISNAKDAMKDGGTITIKTGTALLLDKKFVLLSISDTGTGMDEETMKRIFEPFFTTKGSQGTGLGLSIVYRIIKDHEGFIEVQSALNKGTTFKIYIPVQL